The Bos indicus x Bos taurus breed Angus x Brahman F1 hybrid chromosome 13, Bos_hybrid_MaternalHap_v2.0, whole genome shotgun sequence genome includes a region encoding these proteins:
- the LOC113902704 gene encoding uncharacterized protein LOC113902704, translating into MQAAPSFYLLLVLDPPRGIGSHREGSGRTGRTLSSWAPLLGAEAAGRQEYRSRTGRGPAKGRRLGPGAEISGLARTPQNQQVQHTPLAEPEYARTLQLANWWSSDSAHLCARTASRPPLTPHPPRPQAPQCVPARPVPAAQCPGLRTVLGHTAPPGTHRPTPTPANPHEHISQTDSERTPSSPGHASPPRGDPRSRSPIGHTRRPRALRNRVTWTQREHSASVAPPTAGFLKSSRGGVLAQKELRVAWHPSVARAAPPPPSSAPGAALASVRQQQDVCGAAAASAASVSGARKAGLQLRPG; encoded by the exons ATGCAGGCAGCGCCTAGTTTCTACCTCTTGCTGGTCCTTGACCCTCCCAGGGGAATAGG TTCCCACCGAGAAGGCAGTGGGCGGACCGGCCGCACCCTCAGCAGCTGGGCTCCTCTCTTGGGAGCGGAAGCGGCGGGGCGGCAGGAGTACCGCTCG AGGACTGGGAGGGGACCGGCAAAGggaaggaggctgggccctggcgCTGAGATAAGCGGCCTTGCCCGCACACCCCAGAATCAACAGGTACAACACACACCATTGGCAGAACCAGAATACGCGCGCACCCTACAGCTGGCGAACTGGTGGTCATCAGACTCGGCACATCTGTGCGCGCGCACAGCGTCCAGGCCGCCCTTGACCCCGCACCCGCCCCGCCCACAGGCACCCCAGTGCGTCCCGGCACGGCCAGTACCTGCCGCCCAGTGCCCAGGCCTCCGCACGGTCCTCGGACACACGGCCCCACCCGGAACCCATCGGCCCACGCCGACTCCAGCAAATCCTCACGAACACATCTCACAG ACAGACTCGGAGCGCACACCCTCCTCCCCGGGACACGCCTCCCCACCCCGCGGGGATCCACGGTCCCGCAGCCCGATCGGCCACACTCGGCGACCCCGCGCCCTGCGGAACCGCGTCACCTGGACCCAGCGGGAACACTCAGCCAGCGTCGCTCCCCCGACGGCGGGCTTCCTTAAaagtt CACGAGGCGGGGTCCTGGCGCAGAAAGAGCTCAGGGTCGCCTGGCACCCCTCAGTGGCCCGCGCTGCTCCGCCGCCGCCGAGCTCGGCTCCGGGTGCGGCTCTGGCCTCGGTCCGGCAGCAGCAGGACGTGTGCGGAGCCGCCGCCGCTTCCGCTGCGAGTGTCTCTGGAGCGCGGAAAGCAGGGCTCCAGCTCCGGCCCGGGTGA